In the Geobacter sp. FeAm09 genome, one interval contains:
- the malQ gene encoding 4-alpha-glucanotransferase — MATKRFRRQTMLKRRSCGVLLHPTSLPGHDGIGTLGDDARRFVDLLSTMGMSYWQVLPLTPPACGNSPYSSLSAFAGNPLLIDLRQLAREGDLPLEAVGSHFPEERVDYGGVSDVKPGLLHQAAATFLAAERSSRTEEFWHFCDTTPWLHDFALFMALKQHYKGKSWQKWPKEAALLTAETFEKASLKLGPEIGAQKYLQWQFSRQWQALRAYAASRGVSFIGDIPIFVAYDSADVWRNRHLFLLDGQGRPTSVAGVPPDYFSRTGQLWGNPLYDWEILEHRGFDWWIERFRHAFSLFDTVRIDHFRGFEAAWQVPAHERTAERGAWGAGPGERLFEAVRSALGALPIIAEDLGIITPAVEALRDRFGFPGMKILQFAFDSGPANPYLPHNCVKNCVVYTGTHDNDTTLGWYTGQDEHHRSLVRDYVGSNGRDIVADIVRIALMSVADTVVIPFQDILGLPGTARMNLPGTAFGNWEWRFSWDMVHRGLADEMNGRLERYGRRRGNMT; from the coding sequence ATTGCGACAAAACGATTCAGGAGGCAGACAATGCTCAAGAGACGGAGTTGCGGCGTCCTGCTTCATCCAACGTCGCTTCCAGGGCATGACGGCATCGGGACGCTGGGAGACGACGCACGAAGGTTCGTGGACCTGTTGTCGACCATGGGGATGAGCTACTGGCAGGTGCTCCCCCTGACTCCGCCCGCCTGCGGCAACTCCCCCTATTCATCCCTGTCGGCCTTTGCCGGCAACCCCCTCCTGATCGACCTCCGGCAGCTTGCCCGGGAGGGCGATCTGCCGCTTGAGGCGGTCGGCAGCCATTTTCCCGAAGAACGGGTGGACTATGGCGGCGTTTCCGATGTGAAGCCGGGGCTGCTCCACCAGGCGGCGGCAACCTTCCTTGCCGCCGAGAGAAGCTCGCGGACCGAGGAGTTCTGGCACTTCTGCGATACGACGCCCTGGTTGCACGATTTTGCGCTTTTCATGGCGCTCAAGCAGCATTACAAGGGGAAAAGCTGGCAGAAGTGGCCCAAGGAAGCGGCGCTGCTGACGGCGGAAACCTTTGAGAAGGCTTCGCTGAAGCTGGGGCCCGAGATCGGAGCCCAGAAATACCTGCAGTGGCAGTTTTCCCGCCAATGGCAGGCGTTGCGGGCATATGCCGCAAGCCGGGGGGTCTCGTTCATCGGCGACATACCGATATTTGTGGCCTATGATTCGGCCGATGTCTGGCGCAACCGCCACCTTTTCCTGCTTGATGGCCAGGGCAGGCCGACCTCCGTGGCCGGCGTGCCGCCCGACTACTTCAGCCGGACCGGCCAACTCTGGGGCAACCCGCTTTATGACTGGGAAATCCTGGAACACCGGGGATTCGACTGGTGGATCGAACGTTTTCGCCATGCCTTCTCGTTGTTCGATACTGTGCGCATCGACCATTTTCGCGGTTTTGAGGCGGCGTGGCAGGTGCCGGCCCACGAGCGGACAGCGGAGCGGGGAGCATGGGGGGCCGGCCCGGGGGAGCGCCTGTTCGAGGCGGTTCGCTCCGCACTTGGGGCATTGCCCATTATCGCCGAAGATCTTGGCATCATCACCCCCGCGGTAGAGGCCCTGCGCGACCGTTTCGGCTTTCCCGGCATGAAGATTCTGCAATTCGCTTTCGATTCCGGCCCGGCCAACCCCTACCTGCCCCACAATTGTGTCAAAAACTGCGTGGTCTACACCGGGACGCACGATAACGACACCACCCTGGGATGGTATACCGGCCAGGATGAACACCATCGCAGCCTGGTACGGGATTATGTCGGTTCGAACGGGCGCGATATCGTAGCGGACATCGTCCGGATAGCCTTGATGTCCGTGGCCGATACGGTTGTCATACCGTTTCAGGATATTCTCGGCCTGCCGGGCACCGCCCGCATGAATCTCCCCGGCACGGCGTTTGGAAACTGGGAATGGCGTTTTTCCTGGGACATGGTCCACCGGGGGCTGGCCGACGAGATGAATGGGCGGTTGGAACGCTACGGCAGGCGCCGGGGGAACATGACGTGA
- a CDS encoding HEAT repeat domain-containing protein encodes MNKQPLDIPTGAIDARLLAALIIELNISLRYFRSYPAGHPIIDASLKKVVALYAKLMAGHDEIVVAAAKNALLVENVSLDKSNLVFRDFAGVLFEHGIGALIFHKGLDVEELRSFNLILGLKREELNARGGIEKIWEQSHIAALGMRAIRYDLFSATEDDALADSSTTGQPGEGLWERFARGLMGGTLGFGGADAAGIDPRQLADAFNRRYRESGASGDDGYIDVFADLLEPEENDREDGAKRRIPGRQIAAFVEHLDPGLRRTLLSKSFAIDEPGARPALEEIIGQLPDHVIAGILDDIDSNRVTVPPAVMTLLQRLSLHAASGSHDSLSFSQLAEEGAQDKLRIIFGEHAAEEQGFQDDGAPARPCRPGGGMMPSPRQELERLRETMQAGWLESHVGQIILRLAAAADNPDGMEPLAQNLGDMCGYLLQTGDYHQLLGIIEQADSPALPPAFREHLAERFRRRDFLDEIMNGLTTWGKSRFEDIRLLVETIGPPFIEPLLDNLAEEENMSLRRFMMDCLLGFGPAAKESILARLDDQRWYYLRNLLIMLRSLDDPDIVPHIRPLAMNRNPKVRQDALRTLLSYNDPVAERQLLRDLESSDKEVRLAAIAMAEKSRSPDVFRKLLAIVAKSGLSQLDIELKSTAIASLKEIGREEALPELLKVLGSVNLIRAKALARLKLDIVRSLEGYPPASALPILEKIAKGSDELARQADESLRAVRMRSDG; translated from the coding sequence ATGAATAAGCAACCCCTGGACATACCGACCGGCGCCATCGATGCCAGGCTCCTGGCGGCCCTGATCATCGAGCTCAATATTTCGCTCCGTTATTTCAGGTCATATCCCGCCGGGCATCCCATCATCGACGCCTCCCTGAAGAAGGTTGTGGCGCTCTATGCAAAACTGATGGCGGGGCATGACGAAATCGTCGTTGCCGCCGCAAAGAACGCCCTGCTGGTGGAAAATGTCTCCCTCGACAAATCGAACCTTGTCTTCCGCGATTTTGCCGGCGTGCTTTTCGAGCACGGCATCGGCGCCTTGATCTTCCACAAGGGGCTGGACGTGGAAGAGCTCAGGAGCTTCAACCTGATTCTGGGGCTCAAACGGGAGGAGCTCAACGCCCGGGGAGGCATCGAAAAAATCTGGGAGCAGTCGCACATCGCCGCCCTCGGCATGCGCGCCATCCGCTACGATCTTTTCAGCGCCACCGAGGACGACGCCCTGGCCGACTCCTCGACAACGGGACAACCGGGCGAAGGGCTCTGGGAACGTTTTGCCCGTGGCCTGATGGGGGGCACGCTCGGTTTCGGCGGGGCGGACGCCGCCGGCATCGACCCCCGGCAGTTGGCCGATGCGTTCAACCGCCGCTACCGCGAATCGGGCGCCAGCGGGGATGACGGGTACATCGACGTCTTCGCCGACCTGCTCGAACCGGAAGAAAACGACCGGGAAGACGGCGCCAAGCGGCGCATCCCCGGCCGACAGATCGCCGCCTTCGTGGAACACCTGGACCCCGGCCTCCGCCGCACATTACTCTCCAAATCCTTCGCCATCGACGAACCGGGTGCGCGCCCTGCGCTGGAAGAGATCATCGGCCAACTGCCCGACCACGTGATTGCGGGAATCCTGGACGATATCGACAGCAACAGGGTCACGGTCCCCCCCGCCGTCATGACGCTCCTGCAGCGCCTCTCCCTGCATGCAGCCAGCGGCAGCCACGATTCGCTCTCCTTCTCCCAACTGGCCGAAGAGGGGGCACAGGATAAACTGCGCATCATCTTCGGCGAGCATGCCGCGGAGGAACAGGGATTCCAGGATGACGGGGCGCCGGCGCGGCCGTGCCGGCCTGGCGGCGGGATGATGCCCTCCCCCCGCCAGGAGCTCGAACGCTTGCGGGAAACCATGCAGGCCGGTTGGCTGGAAAGCCATGTCGGCCAGATCATCCTGCGCCTCGCGGCCGCGGCGGACAATCCGGACGGGATGGAGCCTTTGGCCCAGAATCTGGGGGATATGTGCGGTTATCTGCTCCAGACCGGGGATTACCATCAACTGCTCGGGATCATCGAACAGGCAGACTCCCCCGCCCTCCCCCCGGCATTCCGGGAGCACCTCGCGGAACGTTTCCGCCGCCGCGACTTCCTGGACGAGATCATGAACGGCCTGACCACCTGGGGCAAGAGCCGCTTCGAGGACATCCGCCTGCTGGTGGAAACCATCGGCCCCCCGTTCATCGAACCGCTTCTGGACAACCTGGCCGAGGAAGAAAACATGTCGCTGCGGCGCTTCATGATGGATTGCCTCCTGGGGTTCGGTCCTGCCGCAAAAGAGTCGATCCTGGCGCGCCTCGACGACCAGCGCTGGTATTACCTGCGCAACCTGCTCATCATGCTGCGCTCCCTGGACGACCCGGACATCGTCCCCCACATCCGGCCCCTGGCCATGAACAGAAACCCCAAGGTCCGGCAGGACGCCTTGCGCACCCTGCTTTCCTACAACGATCCGGTGGCGGAACGCCAGCTTCTGCGCGACCTGGAAAGCAGCGACAAAGAGGTCAGGCTCGCCGCCATCGCCATGGCCGAAAAAAGCCGCTCCCCCGACGTTTTCAGAAAGCTTCTGGCGATTGTGGCCAAAAGCGGTCTTTCGCAACTGGATATCGAGCTGAAGAGCACCGCCATTGCCTCCCTGAAGGAGATCGGGCGGGAGGAGGCCCTCCCCGAATTGCTCAAGGTGCTGGGGTCCGTGAACCTGATCCGCGCCAAGGCCCTTGCCCGCCTCAAACTCGACATCGTCCGTTCCCTGGAAGGATACCCCCCCGCAAGCGCCCTGCCGATCCTGGAAAAGATCGCCAAGGGCAGCGACGAATTGGCGCGGCAGGCAGACGAATCCCTGCGGGCCGTCAGGATGAGATCCGATGGATAG
- the epmA gene encoding EF-P lysine aminoacylase EpmA: MSPFRLANLHLRARIIHVIREFFRSRGFLEVETPHRIPANAPEEYIDPYRAGTGYLHTSPEICMKRLLCRGYGDIFQICRCWRSDERGTRHVPEFTLLEWYRADSDYYALMKDCEELLKAVVEMVGGGTALSYRGRKIEFNKGIGRITVREAFERFGGTTMETALRDGTFDEIMVTAIEPALPRDVPAILMDYPAEAAALARLKPGDPTVGERFELYAGGLELANGFSELTDPREQRERFGEANAKRLRSGLPPLPLPEPFLADLGNMPPAAGIALGIDRLVMLCADAERIDDVVAFTPEEL; encoded by the coding sequence ATGTCGCCATTTCGCTTGGCCAATCTCCACCTGCGGGCCCGGATAATCCACGTGATCCGGGAATTTTTCCGGTCGCGCGGTTTCCTGGAGGTCGAGACGCCGCACCGTATCCCCGCCAACGCCCCCGAGGAGTACATCGACCCGTATCGGGCCGGTACCGGCTATCTCCACACCTCGCCGGAAATCTGCATGAAGCGGCTCTTGTGCCGCGGATACGGGGATATTTTCCAAATCTGCCGGTGCTGGCGGAGCGACGAGCGCGGCACGAGGCATGTGCCCGAATTCACCCTGCTGGAATGGTACCGGGCGGATAGCGATTACTACGCTCTCATGAAAGACTGCGAGGAACTGCTCAAGGCGGTGGTCGAAATGGTTGGCGGGGGAACGGCGCTGTCGTACCGGGGGCGAAAGATCGAGTTCAATAAGGGTATCGGGCGGATAACGGTCAGGGAAGCCTTCGAGCGTTTCGGCGGCACGACCATGGAAACGGCCCTTCGCGACGGCACCTTCGACGAGATCATGGTTACCGCCATAGAACCGGCCTTGCCGCGGGACGTGCCGGCCATCCTCATGGATTATCCGGCCGAAGCGGCCGCCCTGGCCCGTCTCAAGCCGGGCGACCCGACGGTGGGCGAGCGTTTCGAACTGTATGCCGGCGGCCTGGAGCTCGCCAATGGCTTCAGCGAGCTCACCGATCCCCGGGAACAGCGAGAGCGCTTTGGTGAGGCCAATGCCAAACGCCTCCGGTCCGGTCTCCCGCCCCTCCCCCTCCCCGAGCCGTTCCTGGCCGACCTGGGGAACATGCCGCCCGCCGCCGGAATAGCCCTGGGCATCGACCGTTTGGTCATGCTCTGCGCCGACGCGGAGAGGATCGACGATGTCGTCGCCTTTACGCCGGAGGAGCTGTGA
- a CDS encoding ExeA family protein: protein MYTKYFGFKEKPFTLTPNPRFIFLSKHHKEAFAHLLYGINSHYGFIELIGEVGTGKTTVLRTLLGQLQDKNYRTALIFNPSLTGVELLRSINNEFGIDASSQYANELLAVLNRFLLEENSNGRTVVLVIDEAQNLDPATLEQIRLISNLETEDDKLIQIILAGQPELEHLLSKPELRQINQRIAVRYRLRPISMDETRAYIRHRMEVAGESGGVSFNRYAIKYIYLYTRGVPRMINILCDRALLIAYGDERRDIGASIVSRAIREILNLPRNRFAPKRLATMTAAVIAVVALLALGAAQWQSGRFRHVGQRLLARLAAPSAPVTSEPSGAKASATTANSPTKAASLSASASRRISSLEQELLSYEQAGTHLHALNALIARWRAQPYGTVGGRLTTPDTFSRLAAKRGLRLTPFTGTLDEAIRFDLPFLAVTRVSGDLGAYCLAVTAVRGDSVTVSPALFGKGVVDRKELASLTTGTFYLVWKNIGRIPVTITPGERRNEISTLQRLLRQAGAYHGPFDGIYGDATAAAVRAFQHSHGIAADDLVGELTLAVLVPYDTGANIPSLKGN, encoded by the coding sequence ATGTACACGAAATATTTCGGATTCAAAGAAAAACCGTTTACCCTGACGCCCAATCCCCGCTTCATCTTCCTCAGCAAACATCACAAGGAAGCGTTCGCCCATCTCCTGTACGGCATCAACAGCCATTACGGTTTTATCGAACTGATCGGCGAGGTGGGCACCGGCAAGACCACGGTGTTGCGCACCCTGCTGGGGCAGCTACAGGACAAGAACTACCGTACGGCCCTGATCTTCAACCCCAGCCTCACCGGCGTGGAACTGCTGCGCAGCATCAACAACGAGTTCGGCATCGACGCCAGCAGCCAGTACGCCAACGAACTGCTGGCGGTCCTGAACCGCTTCCTGCTGGAGGAAAACAGCAACGGCAGAACCGTTGTCCTGGTCATCGACGAGGCCCAGAACCTGGACCCGGCCACCCTGGAGCAGATCCGGCTCATCTCCAACCTGGAAACCGAGGATGACAAGCTGATCCAGATCATCCTCGCCGGACAGCCGGAACTGGAGCACCTGCTGTCCAAACCGGAATTGCGCCAGATTAACCAGCGCATCGCCGTTCGCTACCGGCTCCGGCCGATCAGCATGGACGAAACCCGCGCCTATATCCGCCACCGCATGGAGGTCGCCGGCGAGAGCGGCGGCGTATCCTTCAACCGTTATGCCATCAAATACATCTATCTCTACACCCGCGGCGTTCCCCGCATGATCAACATCCTCTGCGACCGGGCTCTCCTGATCGCCTACGGCGACGAACGCCGGGATATCGGCGCCAGCATCGTCAGCAGGGCCATCAGGGAGATTCTCAACCTGCCGCGGAACCGCTTTGCGCCAAAGCGCCTGGCGACTATGACCGCCGCGGTCATTGCCGTGGTGGCGCTTCTGGCATTGGGGGCTGCCCAATGGCAATCCGGCCGTTTCCGGCACGTGGGGCAGCGCCTGCTGGCCCGCCTTGCCGCCCCCTCCGCTCCCGTCACGTCGGAGCCGTCCGGGGCGAAGGCATCCGCCACAACAGCGAATTCCCCCACCAAGGCCGCATCGTTGTCGGCATCGGCGTCCCGCCGGATCTCCAGCCTGGAGCAGGAACTCCTTTCTTACGAGCAGGCCGGCACCCATCTGCACGCCCTGAATGCCCTCATCGCCCGTTGGCGGGCGCAACCCTACGGCACGGTCGGCGGGCGCCTCACGACTCCCGATACCTTTTCGCGTCTCGCCGCCAAGCGGGGGCTGCGCCTGACGCCCTTCACGGGAACGCTCGACGAAGCCATCCGCTTCGATCTTCCCTTCCTGGCGGTGACCCGGGTGTCGGGTGACCTGGGGGCCTACTGCCTTGCCGTGACCGCGGTTCGCGGCGACAGCGTGACCGTGTCTCCCGCGCTGTTCGGCAAGGGCGTCGTCGATCGGAAGGAGTTGGCATCCCTGACCACCGGGACCTTCTACCTCGTCTGGAAGAACATCGGCCGCATTCCGGTCACGATTACCCCCGGAGAACGCCGGAACGAGATCAGCACCCTGCAACGGCTTCTCAGGCAGGCGGGTGCGTACCATGGGCCGTTCGACGGCATCTACGGCGACGCAACCGCCGCGGCGGTGCGGGCGTTCCAGCATTCCCACGGCATCGCCGCGGACGATCTGGTGGGCGAACTGACCCTGGCCGTGCTCGTGCCCTACGATACGGGCGCCAACATCCCTTCCCTCAAGGGAAACTGA
- the pgsA gene encoding CDP-diacylglycerol--glycerol-3-phosphate 3-phosphatidyltransferase: MTTRTSHPILNIPNMLTMLRIAAIPLMAFLLLSPAQSAGFWAAAVFALASITDWLDGYLARRMGIVTVFGKFLDPIADKLIVMAALIMILPFGRVPAWMVLVVLGREIIITGLRGIASSEGIVIPASDLGKFKTIFQIVAILGLVLHYDYNWLFGIDNPLVHVNMHNVGMFYLWIATLLTIWSGVDYLVKFVRVIVR; encoded by the coding sequence ATGACGACACGCACCTCCCATCCCATACTCAACATCCCCAATATGCTGACCATGCTTCGGATCGCAGCCATTCCACTCATGGCGTTTCTGCTCCTTTCACCGGCCCAGAGTGCCGGCTTCTGGGCAGCCGCGGTTTTTGCCCTGGCATCCATCACCGACTGGCTGGACGGTTACCTGGCGCGGCGCATGGGGATCGTCACGGTGTTCGGCAAGTTTCTCGACCCCATCGCCGACAAGTTGATCGTGATGGCGGCCCTGATCATGATCCTCCCCTTCGGGAGGGTTCCCGCCTGGATGGTGCTGGTAGTCCTGGGGCGGGAGATCATTATTACGGGGCTGCGGGGGATTGCGTCGAGCGAAGGGATCGTCATTCCGGCCAGCGATCTGGGCAAGTTCAAGACGATCTTTCAGATTGTGGCCATTCTCGGGCTGGTGCTGCATTACGATTACAACTGGTTGTTCGGGATCGACAACCCGCTGGTGCATGTCAACATGCATAATGTGGGGATGTTCTACCTCTGGATCGCCACCCTGCTGACCATTTGGTCCGGTGTGGACTACCTGGTGAAATTCGTCCGGGTGATCGTGCGCTGA
- a CDS encoding HD-GYP domain-containing protein — translation MDSENLVIQESIRSLLSATANAALYSMGHPQVARLAESAYKGISAALGVSPQISLTVIEDELVINGEPPSFSLFLNRFAEMLASRGIGHVKLVEGLGREEITALIAALASQEGAKTALSSSEHIRFGRVELLEGSNGEYSVEETGAAGRREIPLRDMPAEELARFTEIYEALRRKQKMKVAGIVEIVSAFIAAFRREGESRLVTATMRSDEEYTFTHSANVCILNLAQAMSLGIEGQMLHDIGMAAMLHDIGKLFIPEEILIKKGKLTPREFSLLEGHPVRGARHLLEVPGVPRLAVVTAYEHHMKHDFSGYPKAPDGWRLNLCSQITMISDFFDAMRTRRPYRDPVDLRTIVSQIRERAGSDFHPLLARNFLNVLKRMVEARRSS, via the coding sequence ATGGATAGTGAAAATCTCGTCATACAGGAATCCATCCGCTCGTTGCTCTCGGCAACCGCCAACGCCGCCCTCTACTCCATGGGGCATCCCCAGGTGGCGCGCCTGGCCGAGTCGGCCTACAAGGGCATCAGCGCCGCCCTTGGCGTCTCCCCGCAGATATCGTTGACGGTTATCGAAGACGAACTGGTCATCAACGGCGAACCGCCCTCCTTCAGCCTCTTCCTGAACCGCTTCGCCGAGATGCTCGCATCCAGGGGAATTGGTCATGTGAAGCTTGTCGAGGGGCTCGGCCGCGAGGAGATCACCGCCCTCATCGCCGCCTTGGCCAGTCAGGAAGGGGCAAAAACGGCTTTATCCTCCAGCGAGCACATCCGCTTTGGCCGCGTCGAACTGCTGGAGGGAAGCAACGGTGAATACTCCGTGGAGGAAACCGGAGCCGCGGGCCGACGCGAGATCCCCCTGCGGGACATGCCGGCCGAAGAGTTGGCCCGCTTCACGGAGATCTACGAGGCGCTCAGAAGGAAACAGAAGATGAAGGTTGCCGGCATCGTCGAGATCGTCTCCGCGTTCATCGCCGCTTTCAGGCGGGAGGGGGAATCCCGGCTGGTCACGGCGACCATGCGCAGCGACGAGGAGTATACCTTTACCCATTCCGCCAACGTGTGCATCCTCAACCTGGCCCAGGCCATGTCCCTGGGCATCGAGGGGCAGATGCTGCACGATATCGGCATGGCAGCCATGCTGCACGATATCGGCAAGCTCTTCATTCCCGAGGAGATCCTCATCAAGAAGGGTAAGTTGACGCCCCGGGAGTTCAGCCTGCTGGAGGGGCACCCGGTGCGGGGCGCCCGGCATCTCCTGGAGGTTCCCGGCGTCCCCCGCCTGGCGGTGGTGACCGCCTACGAACACCACATGAAGCACGATTTTTCCGGCTATCCCAAAGCGCCCGATGGCTGGCGTCTCAACCTGTGCAGCCAGATCACCATGATCTCCGATTTCTTCGATGCCATGCGGACCCGGCGCCCGTACCGCGACCCGGTGGACCTGCGGACCATCGTCAGCCAGATCCGGGAGCGGGCCGGGAGCGATTTCCACCCCCTCCTGGCCCGCAACTTCCTGAACGTCCTCAAGCGCATGGTCGAGGCGCGCCGCTCCTCATAA
- a CDS encoding lytic transglycosylase domain-containing protein: MVVPRVAALAGLGALLIAVMPAHADIYRYEDAEGIVHFTDAPTDKRFKVFMRDLKKDKQLRTRLKFAASVNPAEYDHIIKTYADKYGVDQSLIKAVIHAESGYNPNAVSPKGASGLMQLMPGTAKSLKVGNSFDPKDNVEGGVKYLRFLLDTFRGDVSLAVAAYNAGLNKVARYGGIPPYAETRTYVNRVLSYMQSYRAN; this comes from the coding sequence ATGGTCGTGCCAAGGGTAGCCGCCCTGGCCGGCCTAGGAGCCCTCCTGATCGCGGTCATGCCCGCCCATGCCGATATCTACCGTTATGAGGATGCGGAAGGGATCGTCCACTTTACCGACGCCCCGACGGACAAGCGTTTCAAAGTCTTTATGCGCGACCTTAAAAAGGACAAGCAGTTGCGCACGAGGCTCAAGTTCGCCGCCTCGGTCAACCCGGCCGAATACGATCACATCATCAAGACCTATGCGGATAAATACGGGGTTGACCAGTCGTTGATCAAGGCGGTCATTCATGCCGAGTCCGGCTACAACCCCAATGCCGTTTCCCCCAAGGGGGCCAGCGGCCTGATGCAACTCATGCCGGGAACCGCCAAGTCCCTCAAGGTCGGCAACAGCTTCGATCCGAAGGATAACGTGGAAGGGGGGGTGAAATACCTCCGCTTTCTGCTGGATACGTTCCGCGGGGATGTCTCCCTGGCCGTGGCCGCGTACAACGCAGGACTGAACAAAGTGGCCAGATACGGGGGTATCCCCCCGTACGCCGAAACCCGCACCTATGTCAACCGGGTGTTATCCTACATGCAATCCTATCGGGCGAACTGA
- a CDS encoding general secretion pathway protein GspB, which produces MSSILKALKKLEEEKSARTPDALKIDTEILRGGGPSRFPYRNVVLLAVLFFVCGSLLTYLYVKRGANPAVTVATLPPPEHAARPQAAQPPPAAVEVPGESRPAGRPQPRAQNTPAPVTVAAPHAKVKPSKQIRAATPLSAGQAKPGAAAVPAAATAPTPARRIPTLRVDGIAYHFGSADSLAVVNGNTVYVGAMVDGAKVEDIGKDRIRFSYEGERFDIPLGKSN; this is translated from the coding sequence ATGAGTTCCATTCTCAAGGCGCTGAAAAAGCTGGAAGAGGAAAAATCGGCCCGGACGCCGGACGCCCTCAAGATCGATACCGAAATCCTGCGCGGCGGAGGTCCGTCCCGCTTTCCCTATCGCAACGTCGTCCTGCTGGCGGTGCTGTTTTTCGTCTGCGGGTCCCTACTCACCTATCTGTACGTGAAACGAGGGGCCAACCCTGCCGTCACCGTAGCCACTCTCCCCCCGCCGGAGCATGCCGCGCGCCCCCAGGCGGCACAGCCGCCGCCCGCCGCCGTGGAAGTCCCCGGGGAAAGCCGGCCTGCCGGCCGACCGCAGCCTCGGGCACAGAATACACCGGCCCCGGTTACCGTCGCCGCGCCCCATGCCAAGGTCAAGCCTTCAAAACAGATCCGCGCCGCCACGCCGTTATCGGCGGGGCAAGCGAAACCGGGAGCCGCGGCCGTGCCGGCGGCCGCCACCGCGCCAACCCCTGCCAGGCGTATCCCCACCCTCAGGGTGGACGGCATCGCCTACCACTTCGGCAGCGCCGACAGCCTTGCCGTGGTGAACGGGAACACGGTCTATGTGGGGGCAATGGTCGATGGGGCGAAGGTCGAGGACATCGGGAAGGATCGCATCCGGTTCAGCTACGAGGGGGAGAGGTTCGACATTCCCCTGGGCAAGTCCAATTGA